One stretch of Streptomyces agglomeratus DNA includes these proteins:
- a CDS encoding SCP2 sterol-binding domain-containing protein: MATTEECRGALDTLSDNLARADDDGVRSAAALDRSLSCHVTDLDVTFTGRLTDGRIDVRETLDGPPRERAEIRLAITGDDLVAMVGGELNFARAWASGRVRLEAGFRDLIRLRKLL, from the coding sequence CTCGACACACTTTCGGACAACCTGGCCCGGGCCGACGACGACGGCGTACGCAGCGCCGCCGCGCTCGACCGTTCCCTGAGCTGTCACGTCACTGATCTGGACGTCACGTTCACCGGCCGCCTCACGGACGGCCGGATCGACGTACGGGAGACCCTGGACGGTCCGCCGCGCGAGCGGGCCGAGATCCGCCTGGCGATCACGGGCGACGACCTGGTCGCGATGGTCGGCGGCGAGCTGAACTTCGCCAGGGCCTGGGCTTCGGGCCGGGTGAGGCTGGAAGCCGGCTTCCGCGACCTGATCCGCCTCAGGAAACTCCTGTAG